In Amyelois transitella isolate CPQ chromosome 13, ilAmyTran1.1, whole genome shotgun sequence, a genomic segment contains:
- the LOC106129277 gene encoding interferon-inducible double-stranded RNA-dependent protein kinase activator A homolog isoform X3, with the protein MMDGGVVHPHPGQVLGGVPGVVHGMPVHGAGPDGEHPPHGPRRRYPNRTKPPNNLERLPLDEAAKREMESLPMKTPVSVLQELLARRGTVPKYELVQIEGMIHEPTFRYRVTVADLVAMGTGRSKKEAKHSAAKALLDKLTGAAPADPAANGNVPETGAVVASFEDKLMGNPVGWLQELCMSRFWPPPSYHAENDDNVNRRLPHERQFTIICTLLKRREVGTGKSKKLAKRQAAYKMWQALQDNPPDVFQPEEEVTPLNNKDFNFVQFLQEIASEQSFEVTYVDIDEKSMTGRNQCLVQLSTLPVAVCYGSGLTSKDAQSSAAQNALEYLKIMTKK; encoded by the exons ATg ATGGATGGTGGCGTAGTACACCCACACCCTGGCCAAGTTCTTGGCGGGGTTCCTGGAGTGGTGCACGGGATGCCGGTGCATGGGGCGGGTCCAGACGGGGAGCATCCACCACACGGTCCTCGAAGGCGTTACCCAAACAGGACCAAACCTCCCAATAACTTGGAGCGACTGCCATTAGATGAAGCTGCAAAGAGG GAAATGGAGTCCCTTCCCATGAAGACACCGGTCTCCGTTCTGCAGGAGCTCTTGGCTCGCCGGGGAACTGTTCCTAAGTACGAGTTGGTGCAGATTGAGGGCATGATCCATGAGCCTACATTCCGCTACAGAGTTACCGTGGCTGATTTAGTGG ctATGGGCACTGGTCGTTCAAAGAAGGAAGCGAAGCACTCTGCCGCTAAAGCCTTGCTGGACAAGCTTACTGGCGCTGCCCCTGCAGATCCTGCTGCCAATGGGAATGTGCCTGAGAC TGGTGCTGTGGTGGCATCCTTTGAAGACAAGTTGATGGGCAACCCTGTGGGTTGGCTGCAGGAGTTGTGCATGTCTCGGTTCTGGCCGCCACCCTCCTACCACGCCGAAAACGATGATAATGTCAACAGGC GTCTTCCACATGAGCGTCAGTTTACTATCATTTGCACGTTGCTCAAGCGCCGCGAAGTCGGAACTGGGAAGTCTAAGAAACTGGCCAAACGCCAGGCCGCTTACAAAATGTGGCAAGCTCTCCAGGACAACCCGCCTGATGTTTTCCAGCCTGAGGAAGAG GTCACTCCATTGAACAACAAGGATTTCAACTTCGTGCAATTTTTGCAAGAGATCGCTTCAGAGCAGTCGTTTGAAGTGACTTATGTTGACATTGACGAGAAATCTATGACGGGCCGCAACCAGTGTCTGGTACAGCTGTCTACTCTGCCGGTGGCGGTGTGCTACGGATCTGGACTTACCTCGAAAGATGCCCAGTCGTCTGCTGCCCAGAACGCCCTTGAGTATCTCAAAATTATGACCAAGAAGTGA
- the LOC106129277 gene encoding interferon-inducible double-stranded RNA-dependent protein kinase activator A homolog isoform X2 has product MDGGVVHPHPGQVLGGVPGVVHGMPVHGAGPDGEHPPHGPRRRYPNRTKPPNNLERLPLDEAAKREMESLPMKTPVSVLQELLARRGTVPKYELVQIEGMIHEPTFRYRVTVADLVAMGTGRSKKEAKHSAAKALLDKLTGAAPADPAANGNVPETGAVVASFEDKLMGNPVGWLQELCMSRFWPPPSYHAENDDNVNRRLPHERQFTIICTLLKRREVGTGKSKKLAKRQAAYKMWQALQDNPPDVFQPEEEGGVAARYADLKDSKISTLTTSHSHKVSQFHKHLKQSVGPNLAKLQVTPLNNKDFNFVQFLQEIASEQSFEVTYVDIDEKSMTGRNQCLVQLSTLPVAVCYGSGLTSKDAQSSAAQNALEYLKIMTKK; this is encoded by the exons ATGGATGGTGGCGTAGTACACCCACACCCTGGCCAAGTTCTTGGCGGGGTTCCTGGAGTGGTGCACGGGATGCCGGTGCATGGGGCGGGTCCAGACGGGGAGCATCCACCACACGGTCCTCGAAGGCGTTACCCAAACAGGACCAAACCTCCCAATAACTTGGAGCGACTGCCATTAGATGAAGCTGCAAAGAGG GAAATGGAGTCCCTTCCCATGAAGACACCGGTCTCCGTTCTGCAGGAGCTCTTGGCTCGCCGGGGAACTGTTCCTAAGTACGAGTTGGTGCAGATTGAGGGCATGATCCATGAGCCTACATTCCGCTACAGAGTTACCGTGGCTGATTTAGTGG ctATGGGCACTGGTCGTTCAAAGAAGGAAGCGAAGCACTCTGCCGCTAAAGCCTTGCTGGACAAGCTTACTGGCGCTGCCCCTGCAGATCCTGCTGCCAATGGGAATGTGCCTGAGAC TGGTGCTGTGGTGGCATCCTTTGAAGACAAGTTGATGGGCAACCCTGTGGGTTGGCTGCAGGAGTTGTGCATGTCTCGGTTCTGGCCGCCACCCTCCTACCACGCCGAAAACGATGATAATGTCAACAGGC GTCTTCCACATGAGCGTCAGTTTACTATCATTTGCACGTTGCTCAAGCGCCGCGAAGTCGGAACTGGGAAGTCTAAGAAACTGGCCAAACGCCAGGCCGCTTACAAAATGTGGCAAGCTCTCCAGGACAACCCGCCTGATGTTTTCCAGCCTGAGGAAGAG GGCGGAGTCGCGGCCCGTTATGCCGACTTGAAAGATAGTAAAATCTCCACTTTGACTACCAGTCACAGCCACAAGGTGTCGCAGTTTCACAAACACCTCAAACAGTCTGTCGGGCCCAACCTGGCCAAGTTGCAG GTCACTCCATTGAACAACAAGGATTTCAACTTCGTGCAATTTTTGCAAGAGATCGCTTCAGAGCAGTCGTTTGAAGTGACTTATGTTGACATTGACGAGAAATCTATGACGGGCCGCAACCAGTGTCTGGTACAGCTGTCTACTCTGCCGGTGGCGGTGTGCTACGGATCTGGACTTACCTCGAAAGATGCCCAGTCGTCTGCTGCCCAGAACGCCCTTGAGTATCTCAAAATTATGACCAAGAAGTGA
- the LOC106129277 gene encoding interferon-inducible double-stranded RNA-dependent protein kinase activator A homolog isoform X1, which produces MMDGGVVHPHPGQVLGGVPGVVHGMPVHGAGPDGEHPPHGPRRRYPNRTKPPNNLERLPLDEAAKREMESLPMKTPVSVLQELLARRGTVPKYELVQIEGMIHEPTFRYRVTVADLVAMGTGRSKKEAKHSAAKALLDKLTGAAPADPAANGNVPETGAVVASFEDKLMGNPVGWLQELCMSRFWPPPSYHAENDDNVNRRLPHERQFTIICTLLKRREVGTGKSKKLAKRQAAYKMWQALQDNPPDVFQPEEEGGVAARYADLKDSKISTLTTSHSHKVSQFHKHLKQSVGPNLAKLQVTPLNNKDFNFVQFLQEIASEQSFEVTYVDIDEKSMTGRNQCLVQLSTLPVAVCYGSGLTSKDAQSSAAQNALEYLKIMTKK; this is translated from the exons ATg ATGGATGGTGGCGTAGTACACCCACACCCTGGCCAAGTTCTTGGCGGGGTTCCTGGAGTGGTGCACGGGATGCCGGTGCATGGGGCGGGTCCAGACGGGGAGCATCCACCACACGGTCCTCGAAGGCGTTACCCAAACAGGACCAAACCTCCCAATAACTTGGAGCGACTGCCATTAGATGAAGCTGCAAAGAGG GAAATGGAGTCCCTTCCCATGAAGACACCGGTCTCCGTTCTGCAGGAGCTCTTGGCTCGCCGGGGAACTGTTCCTAAGTACGAGTTGGTGCAGATTGAGGGCATGATCCATGAGCCTACATTCCGCTACAGAGTTACCGTGGCTGATTTAGTGG ctATGGGCACTGGTCGTTCAAAGAAGGAAGCGAAGCACTCTGCCGCTAAAGCCTTGCTGGACAAGCTTACTGGCGCTGCCCCTGCAGATCCTGCTGCCAATGGGAATGTGCCTGAGAC TGGTGCTGTGGTGGCATCCTTTGAAGACAAGTTGATGGGCAACCCTGTGGGTTGGCTGCAGGAGTTGTGCATGTCTCGGTTCTGGCCGCCACCCTCCTACCACGCCGAAAACGATGATAATGTCAACAGGC GTCTTCCACATGAGCGTCAGTTTACTATCATTTGCACGTTGCTCAAGCGCCGCGAAGTCGGAACTGGGAAGTCTAAGAAACTGGCCAAACGCCAGGCCGCTTACAAAATGTGGCAAGCTCTCCAGGACAACCCGCCTGATGTTTTCCAGCCTGAGGAAGAG GGCGGAGTCGCGGCCCGTTATGCCGACTTGAAAGATAGTAAAATCTCCACTTTGACTACCAGTCACAGCCACAAGGTGTCGCAGTTTCACAAACACCTCAAACAGTCTGTCGGGCCCAACCTGGCCAAGTTGCAG GTCACTCCATTGAACAACAAGGATTTCAACTTCGTGCAATTTTTGCAAGAGATCGCTTCAGAGCAGTCGTTTGAAGTGACTTATGTTGACATTGACGAGAAATCTATGACGGGCCGCAACCAGTGTCTGGTACAGCTGTCTACTCTGCCGGTGGCGGTGTGCTACGGATCTGGACTTACCTCGAAAGATGCCCAGTCGTCTGCTGCCCAGAACGCCCTTGAGTATCTCAAAATTATGACCAAGAAGTGA